The sequence below is a genomic window from Halolamina litorea.
GAGACCGTCGGCGTCATCGCCGTCGACCCCTCCTCGCCGTACACCGGCGGCGCCGTCCTCGGCGACCGCATCCGGATGGCGAGCAACGTCGGCGACATGGACGTGTTCTTCCGCTCGATGTCCGCCCGCGGCACGCTCGGCGGGCTCTCGACGGCGACCGCCGACGCGGTCAAGGCTCTCGACGCGTTCGGCAAGGACCGCATCATCATCGAGACCGTCGGCGCCGGCCAGAACGAGGTCGACATCGTCCGCACCGCCGACACCGTCTGTGTCCTCGTCCAACCCGGCTCTGGTGACGACGTCCAGATGCTCAAAGCCGGCATCCTCGAGATCGGCGACCTCTTCGTCGTCAACAAGGCCGACATGGACGGCGCGACCCGCACGGTCGCGGACTTAGAGGAGATGCTCCACATGGAGCGCGACCCCACCGCGAAGCTGAACACCGGCGGCTTCGACGCTCCCGAGCACCCCGACAGCGGAGACGGCGCCGACGCCGACGGATCAGCGAGTATCTGGGAGCCGAAAGTGCTCGAAACCGTCGCCAAGAGCGGCGAGGGCGTCGAGGAGCTGATCGACACGCTCGACGCCCACTCCGCGTGGCTCGACGAGACCGGCCGACGGGAGGCCAAGGCGAAACAGCGCTACGCCGCCGAGATCCGCCAACTGCTCCGGGCCGACGCCGCCGAACTGGTCGAGGGGGAGTTAGCGCGCCGCGGGGGCGTCGAGGAGATGGCCGAGCGGGTCCACGAGCGCGAAACCGATCCCTACACCGTCGCCGACGACGTGCTCGGGCCGATCGAAGAGTGCGTCGAACAGGAGCGCGAGTAGGAAGCATACCCTTTTGCGGTCTGCTCGCAGACCCACCTTTACGCCAGTAGGGCGGCTGAATCGGGTGATAAGTGGCGTATTTACAATACGCACAGCCGCCGTGAGTTCGCCCGGTGATGAACGATGTCGACTACTGCTGAGAACGAGAAGATCGCTCGCCGAATCATCGAGGAGGCGTGGAACGAACAGGACCTCGGGGTCGTCGACGAGCTCTACAGCCCGGAGTACGTCGGCCACTGGTTCCTCCCGGGCGGCGAGACGGCTGACCGGGAGGCGCTGAAGGGGTTCATGCAGGCCGTGTTCGAGGGGTTCCCGGACTACCGGATGGACATCGCCTTCCTCCACGCCGACGAGTCGTACGTCACCGTCGGCTTCACCGGAAGCGGGACCCACGAAGGGGAGTTCATGGGGGTCGCGCCGGGCGGTACGAGCACCGATATCGACCGCCCCATCCCCGGACACATTACTTCACGCATCGAGGACGGACAGATCGTCGAGGGCTGGGCGACCTGGGACGCGCTGGGCATGATGCAGGAACTCGGGGCCATCCCGGGGGACCTCGAGGCGGGCCTTCCTGCCGACGACGACTGATCGACGGCGTCCGTCGCCCGGTTCGCGCCCCCGGGTCAGTCGCCCCCCCGTGCCGCGTCGATGAGTGCTTCTTCGGTTTCCCGATCCGGCCCGTTCACCGTGCCGTCGCGTCCGTGCTCACGATGAGCCTGTGCAGTCGCGGCGACGGCTTCCTCGGGTGGCGTCGACTCCCAGCCCAGCGCCGAGAGCTTCTCGGTGGCGACGACGGCCGGCGTCGGCGTGTAGAGCGGGAAGTCGGTCGGTTCGACGCCCGCCGCGTCGAGGTCGGCCGGGCCGGTCTGGACGACATCGACATCCGTGTCCAGCGCGTCGGCGGCTAGTTCGAGCGACCGCCCGAGCGAGAAGGTGTTCCGGTCGGCGACGTTGTACGCCTCGCCGGCCTCCCCCTCCTCGGCGACGACCCGGAGCGCGCTCGCCACGTCCTCGACGAAGACGCGGTGGAGCAGGCTGTCGCCGTCGAACGGTACCGCAACCTCGTCGTACTCGGCGACGCGGTCGGTCCAGTAGGCGAAGCGCTCGGTGTAGTCGTGTGGGCCGTAGACCAGCATCGGCCGGACCGCCATCGCGTTGACGCCGTCCTCGGCGGCGCGGGCGACGACGCGGTCGCCCTCGGCCTTTCTGGGCCCGTAGCTCTCGACGGTGTCGTCGGTGGCCTGCTCGGGCGTGCAGTCATGGAGGGTGGTTTCGTCCTCCCGCATCGGCACGTCCGGGGCGTCGTAGGCCGACCCGGAGGAGACGTACACGTACGCGTCGGCGTCGGCGAACACCTCGGTCGCGGCTTCCACGTCCGCGGGCTGGAACGCGCAGGTGTCGATCACGATGTCGGGGTCGACGGCGTCCCGTGCGGTTTCGAGGGCGTCGCGGTCGGTCCGGTCGCCGTGAACGGAATCGACGCTATCGCGGTCCTCGAAGGGGTTGCCGGACTCGCCGCGGGTGAAGGTCGTGACGCGGTAGTCGTGGGCGAGCAGTTCCTCGACGGTGTGGCGGCCGATGAACTTCGTGCCGCCGACGACGAGTGCGGTGTCGGACATAGGTGGGGCTGTCGTGCCACCGGCAAAAACGCGCGCCCCGCGGCAGCCGAGGCGTCTCACTCGGCGTCCGGGGTCGCCACCCGCTCGCGGAGCCACTCGATCCCTTCGGCGACCCGCTCGGGATCCGTTCCGGTCACCTTCAGCCGGTTGTTCCCCTCCGTCGAGGGGTAGCTGCCGACCACGAGGTCGAACCGCTCGCGGAACGCGTCGAGAGTGTCGGTGAGCGACGCCTCGGGGGCGGTCGTCTCGATGCTCGTGCTCACGGCGTCGCCGCCGAACTCCTCGGCGACCAGTTCGAACATCGCCTCGAACTCCGCGGGCGGGCCGGGCAACACGTAGACGTTCTCGATCACACAGCCCGGCGAGAGGCCGGCGGGGTTGAGCAGGGGCCGAGAGCCCTCGGGCGTGGCGCCCCACGCGTGCAGGTCCAGATCGAGCGAGTCGGGATCGAGATCGTCGCGGTCAACGCCGCGGTACTCGGCCATCCGGTCGAGCAGATCCTCGCGCACGTCGGCGTCGAGGCCGAGGTCGCGCCCGAACGCGTCGCCGACGGCGTCCATCGTGATGTCGTCGTGGGTCCCGCCGAGGCCGCCACCGACGATCACGGCGTCGAACTGCTCGCGCCAGTCGGCGACGACGTCGGCGATCAGTTCCCGGTCGTCGGGGATCGTGAGCATGCGGGCGACGTTCGCGCCGCGCTCGTTCAGTCGACGGGCGAGTCGCTCGGCGTTGGTGTTCCGGGTGTCGCCGGCGAGGATCTCGTCTCCGACCGTCACGATGGCCACGTCCATAGCCGACCCACGGGCGGCGGGCCCCTGAGTCGTTCGGCTCCGACGCGAGCGACGCGGGCAGCGCGGTCGTCGGTGCCAGCACGGTCGCCGGTGTCGACGCCACGGTCGAACGCCGGAGCTATGAGTCGCTGCCGACCAGTCCGGACATGGCGTGGTACATCCTGATCCTTGCGGGGCTGTTCGAGGTAGCGTGGGCGATCGGACTCGAGTACTCCGAGGGGTTTTCGCGACCGATCCCGACCGCCGGCACCGTGCTCGCGCTGGTGATCTCGATGCTGCTGCTCGCGAAAGCCGTCGAGGAGCTGCAGGTCGGCACCGCCTACGCCGTCTGGACCGGCATCGGCGCCGTCGGGACGGCGCTGCTCGGGATCGGGCTGTTCGACGAGTCCGCAAGCCCCGAGCGGCTGGCGTTCATCGGCGTGATCGTGGTGGGGATCGTCGGCCTCCACTCCGTGTCGGCCTGAGAAGAACCGCGGTACGAGCGGTGGCGGCGGTCGCAGACCGCCGGTCGCTCGTTCAGTAGGACTTCGCGAAGTAGGCGGTCTCGTCGGCGCCGTCGCCACAGACCGCACACTCGGCACCGCCGGCGAGGACGGCCTCGTGGTGCTTCTCCTCGTCCTCGGGGAAGGGCACCATCACGATCTCGGCGGCCATCTGGTCGCCGATGGCCTCCTCACAGGCTTCGTCGCCACACCACGGCGTGCGGACGTAGCCGCCGTGCTGGCCGAGCGTGCCGAGGATGCCCGCGCGGTCGTCGGCGTCG
It includes:
- the sugE gene encoding quaternary ammonium compound efflux SMR transporter SugE, whose amino-acid sequence is MAWYILILAGLFEVAWAIGLEYSEGFSRPIPTAGTVLALVISMLLLAKAVEELQVGTAYAVWTGIGAVGTALLGIGLFDESASPERLAFIGVIVVGIVGLHSVSA
- a CDS encoding ester cyclase; translated protein: MSTTAENEKIARRIIEEAWNEQDLGVVDELYSPEYVGHWFLPGGETADREALKGFMQAVFEGFPDYRMDIAFLHADESYVTVGFTGSGTHEGEFMGVAPGGTSTDIDRPIPGHITSRIEDGQIVEGWATWDALGMMQELGAIPGDLEAGLPADDD
- a CDS encoding NAD-dependent epimerase/dehydratase family protein yields the protein MSDTALVVGGTKFIGRHTVEELLAHDYRVTTFTRGESGNPFEDRDSVDSVHGDRTDRDALETARDAVDPDIVIDTCAFQPADVEAATEVFADADAYVYVSSGSAYDAPDVPMREDETTLHDCTPEQATDDTVESYGPRKAEGDRVVARAAEDGVNAMAVRPMLVYGPHDYTERFAYWTDRVAEYDEVAVPFDGDSLLHRVFVEDVASALRVVAEEGEAGEAYNVADRNTFSLGRSLELAADALDTDVDVVQTGPADLDAAGVEPTDFPLYTPTPAVVATEKLSALGWESTPPEEAVAATAQAHREHGRDGTVNGPDRETEEALIDAARGGD
- a CDS encoding competence/damage-inducible protein A, which translates into the protein MDVAIVTVGDEILAGDTRNTNAERLARRLNERGANVARMLTIPDDRELIADVVADWREQFDAVIVGGGLGGTHDDITMDAVGDAFGRDLGLDADVREDLLDRMAEYRGVDRDDLDPDSLDLDLHAWGATPEGSRPLLNPAGLSPGCVIENVYVLPGPPAEFEAMFELVAEEFGGDAVSTSIETTAPEASLTDTLDAFRERFDLVVGSYPSTEGNNRLKVTGTDPERVAEGIEWLRERVATPDAE
- the meaB gene encoding methylmalonyl Co-A mutase-associated GTPase MeaB, translating into MNAAAETELVEELLAGKHRALARVISKVEDREPGYRDIVSALHEHTGTADVIGVTGSPGAGKSTLVDKLAAHYRERGETVGVIAVDPSSPYTGGAVLGDRIRMASNVGDMDVFFRSMSARGTLGGLSTATADAVKALDAFGKDRIIIETVGAGQNEVDIVRTADTVCVLVQPGSGDDVQMLKAGILEIGDLFVVNKADMDGATRTVADLEEMLHMERDPTAKLNTGGFDAPEHPDSGDGADADGSASIWEPKVLETVAKSGEGVEELIDTLDAHSAWLDETGRREAKAKQRYAAEIRQLLRADAAELVEGELARRGGVEEMAERVHERETDPYTVADDVLGPIEECVEQERE